In one Stenotrophomonas maltophilia genomic region, the following are encoded:
- a CDS encoding ABC transporter ATP-binding protein: protein MHGPEGEVHILDNITLTVHEGTSVAIVGASGSGKTTLLGLLAGLDLPSRGRIALAGHELSSLDEEARAQLRAREVGFVFQSFHLLPALTAAENVALPLELGGREDRARVDAVLDQVGLAHRARHYPRQLSGGEQQRVALARAFVTRPRILFADEPTGSLDQSTGQHISDLLFELNAGSGTTLVLVTHDLRLAQRCQHIHRIDNGRLQAVAHEARA from the coding sequence GTGCATGGCCCGGAGGGTGAAGTCCACATACTGGACAACATCACTTTGACGGTCCATGAAGGCACCAGCGTGGCCATCGTCGGCGCCTCCGGCTCCGGCAAAACCACCCTGCTCGGCCTGCTCGCCGGGCTGGACCTGCCCAGCCGCGGTCGCATCGCTCTGGCCGGGCACGAACTGTCCAGCCTGGATGAGGAAGCCCGCGCGCAGCTGCGTGCTCGCGAGGTCGGCTTCGTCTTCCAGAGCTTCCACCTGCTGCCGGCGCTGACCGCCGCCGAGAACGTCGCCCTGCCACTGGAGCTGGGCGGGCGCGAGGATCGCGCGCGGGTGGACGCCGTGCTGGACCAGGTCGGGCTGGCCCATCGCGCCCGCCATTACCCGCGCCAGCTGTCCGGCGGCGAACAGCAGCGCGTGGCATTGGCGCGTGCCTTCGTCACCCGGCCGCGCATCCTGTTCGCTGACGAGCCGACCGGCTCGCTGGACCAGAGCACCGGCCAGCACATCAGCGACCTGCTGTTCGAGCTCAACGCCGGCAGCGGCACCACGCTGGTGCTGGTCACCCACGATCTGCGCCTGGCCCAGCGCTGCCAGCACATCCACCGCATCGACAACGGCCGCCTGCAGGCGGTCGCGCACGAGGCCCGCGCATGA
- a CDS encoding arylesterase, whose product MRKTGWSRRAGMMMVLLLGFLLLPGLACAKGPAGTVLVLGDSLSAAHNIPADAGWVSLLQQRVRQQSKTPARIVNASMSGETTAGALTRLPGLLAKEKPDVVVIALGGNDALRGLTPAQVQGNLEKMVQASQKAGAKVLLLGIDVPPNYGPAYRQRLAAAYRALADRYAVPLLPFLLEGVALQPGMMQADGLHPTAQAQPKVLDNVWPLLKPLL is encoded by the coding sequence ATGCGCAAGACGGGATGGAGCCGGCGAGCCGGCATGATGATGGTGCTGTTGCTAGGGTTCCTGCTGTTGCCCGGGCTGGCCTGTGCCAAAGGTCCGGCCGGTACCGTCCTGGTGCTCGGCGACAGCCTCAGTGCTGCCCACAATATCCCTGCCGATGCCGGCTGGGTCAGCCTGCTGCAGCAGCGGGTCAGGCAGCAGTCGAAAACGCCGGCGCGGATCGTCAACGCCAGCATGAGCGGCGAGACCACCGCCGGCGCCCTGACCCGGCTGCCGGGCCTGCTGGCGAAGGAGAAGCCGGACGTGGTGGTGATCGCTCTGGGGGGCAACGACGCCCTGCGCGGGCTGACCCCGGCGCAGGTGCAGGGCAATCTGGAAAAGATGGTGCAGGCCAGCCAGAAGGCGGGCGCCAAGGTGCTGCTGCTGGGCATCGATGTGCCACCGAATTACGGCCCGGCGTACCGCCAGCGGCTGGCGGCCGCCTACCGCGCGCTGGCCGACCGCTACGCTGTGCCGCTGCTGCCGTTCCTGCTGGAGGGGGTGGCCCTGCAGCCGGGGATGATGCAGGCCGACGGTCTGCACCCCACCGCCCAGGCCCAGCCGAAGGTGCTCGACAACGTCTGGCCCCTGCTCAAGCCGCTGCTCTGA
- a CDS encoding response regulator transcription factor yields the protein MRQTKETSGLVLVVEDNRNISEMIGEYLEGRGFEVDYAQDGLDGYRLAAENSYDVVVLDLMLPRLDGIEVCRRLRNDARKSTPVLMLTARDTLDDKLTGLGFGADDYLTKPFAIQELEARLRALIRRERRQVGSEVLKVADLVLDPVSMRATRAGTELQLSPIGLRLLTILMRESPRVVTRQEIEREIWGNGLPDSDTLRSHLYNLRKIIDKPFDRPLLHTVQSAGYRIADIAQPMA from the coding sequence ATGCGTCAGACGAAGGAGACTTCCGGCTTGGTGCTGGTGGTCGAAGACAACCGCAACATCTCCGAGATGATCGGCGAATACCTGGAAGGTCGTGGCTTCGAAGTCGACTATGCACAGGATGGCCTGGACGGCTACCGGCTTGCGGCGGAGAACAGCTATGACGTGGTGGTGCTGGACCTGATGCTGCCGCGGCTGGATGGCATCGAAGTCTGCCGGCGGCTGCGCAACGACGCGCGCAAATCGACGCCGGTGCTGATGCTGACCGCGCGCGATACGCTGGACGACAAGCTCACCGGCCTGGGGTTCGGTGCCGATGACTACCTGACCAAGCCGTTCGCGATCCAGGAACTGGAAGCACGCCTGCGCGCGCTGATCCGCCGTGAACGCCGCCAGGTGGGTTCGGAAGTGCTCAAGGTCGCCGACCTGGTGCTCGATCCGGTCAGCATGCGCGCCACCCGCGCCGGCACCGAACTGCAGCTGTCGCCGATCGGCCTGCGCCTGTTGACGATTCTGATGCGCGAATCGCCGCGGGTGGTCACCCGCCAGGAAATCGAGCGCGAGATCTGGGGCAACGGGTTGCCGGATTCGGACACCCTGCGCAGCCATCTGTACAACCTGCGCAAGATCATCGACAAGCCGTTCGATCGCCCGCTGCTGCATACCGTGCAGAGCGCCGGCTATCGCATTGCCGACATCGCCCAGCCGATGGCCTGA
- a CDS encoding sensor histidine kinase, whose protein sequence is MPHGLPRKIRIAFILQAVLASLGILLGAWLVSLVIKHSLVGAALREEAAYYWTLHDASPAQPPPNTQNIRGYLLESGQSALSLPANLRDLEPGFHELPADDQLVLVDVRPAGRLYLVFLRSRAEMLAFWFGIVPVLLTLLAVYGASWITYRASKRLVSPVNWLARRVSRWDPGHPEAADLEPNKLPADMQGETRQLAAALHSLANRVSAHVARERNFTRDASHELRTPLTVIRVASDMALGDDSLQPRLRRSLQRIQRAGRDMEAVIDAFLILAREADVEPQVELFDVNDIVRHEVDNANELLGTRPVVVHLHSDGPVNLHAPPRVLQVVVSNLVRNACSYTDEGRIDVHVRDDRVVVRDTGIGMSAEALSRAFEPFYRAEPSRPQGTGLGLSIVRRLCDRFGWKVSLSSEPGQGTEATVIFR, encoded by the coding sequence ATGCCGCACGGCCTGCCGCGCAAGATCCGTATCGCCTTCATCCTGCAGGCAGTGCTGGCCAGCCTGGGCATCCTGCTGGGCGCATGGCTGGTGTCGCTGGTCATCAAGCACAGCCTGGTCGGTGCAGCGCTGCGCGAGGAAGCGGCGTATTACTGGACGCTGCACGACGCGTCCCCCGCACAGCCTCCCCCCAATACGCAGAACATCCGCGGCTACCTGCTGGAAAGCGGCCAGTCCGCGTTGTCGCTGCCGGCCAACCTGCGCGACCTGGAGCCCGGTTTCCACGAACTGCCGGCGGATGACCAGCTGGTCCTGGTCGATGTGCGGCCGGCCGGCCGCCTGTATCTGGTATTCCTGCGCTCACGCGCGGAAATGCTGGCGTTCTGGTTCGGCATCGTGCCGGTGTTGCTGACCCTGCTGGCGGTGTATGGCGCCAGCTGGATCACCTATCGCGCGTCCAAGCGTCTGGTATCGCCGGTGAACTGGCTGGCGCGGCGCGTGTCGCGCTGGGATCCCGGTCACCCCGAGGCAGCCGATCTGGAACCGAACAAACTGCCGGCGGACATGCAGGGCGAGACCCGGCAGCTCGCCGCGGCCCTGCATTCGCTGGCCAACCGGGTCAGCGCGCATGTCGCCCGCGAACGCAACTTCACCCGCGATGCCAGCCATGAACTGCGCACGCCGTTGACGGTGATCCGCGTGGCCAGCGACATGGCGCTGGGGGATGATTCCCTGCAGCCGCGCCTGCGCCGCAGCCTGCAGCGCATCCAGCGTGCCGGGCGTGACATGGAAGCGGTGATCGACGCCTTCCTGATCCTTGCCCGCGAGGCGGATGTCGAGCCGCAGGTCGAGCTGTTCGATGTCAACGACATCGTCCGTCACGAGGTGGACAACGCCAACGAACTGCTGGGTACGCGCCCGGTCGTGGTGCACCTGCACAGCGACGGACCGGTGAATCTGCATGCGCCGCCGCGGGTGCTGCAGGTGGTGGTCAGCAACCTGGTGCGCAACGCCTGCAGCTATACCGACGAAGGCCGCATCGACGTGCATGTGCGCGACGACCGGGTGGTGGTGCGCGACACCGGCATCGGCATGTCTGCCGAAGCCCTGTCGCGCGCGTTCGAGCCGTTCTACCGCGCCGAACCCAGTCGCCCGCAGGGCACCGGACTGGGCCTGTCGATCGTGCGCCGGCTGTGCGATCGCTTCGGCTGGAAGGTCAGCCTCTCCAGCGAACCCGGGCAGGGAACCGAAGCCACGGTGATCTTCCGCTAG
- a CDS encoding SGNH/GDSL hydrolase family protein — protein sequence MSHRRPALLMLGLLTLAPLALARVPSPSPRVPEQVSNVAWAADMAAFAAADKVAPPPRGGIEFIGSSSFRMWDSLAADFAGQPVFNRGFGGSEVRDSTWYAGQIVIPYAPCKVFLYAGDNDLNSGRSAVQVRDDVVAFVQRVHRDLPKTRVEYVSIKPSPSRAHLLPAINEANTLVKAALARLPNTGFTDIYTPMLGADGQPDRALFREDMLHMTPAGYAIWTRALAPKVTCD from the coding sequence ATGTCCCACCGCCGTCCCGCTCTGCTGATGCTGGGCCTGCTGACCCTTGCGCCGCTGGCGCTGGCACGCGTTCCCTCGCCGTCGCCCCGCGTTCCCGAGCAGGTCTCCAACGTGGCCTGGGCCGCCGACATGGCCGCCTTCGCCGCCGCCGACAAGGTCGCCCCGCCGCCTCGTGGTGGCATCGAGTTCATCGGCAGTTCGTCATTCCGGATGTGGGACAGCCTGGCGGCCGATTTCGCCGGCCAGCCGGTGTTCAACCGGGGCTTCGGCGGCTCGGAAGTCCGGGACAGCACCTGGTATGCCGGACAGATCGTGATCCCGTACGCGCCGTGCAAGGTCTTCCTGTACGCCGGCGACAACGACCTCAACAGCGGCCGCAGCGCCGTGCAGGTGCGCGACGATGTGGTCGCCTTCGTGCAGCGCGTGCATCGCGACCTGCCCAAGACCCGGGTGGAATACGTGTCGATCAAGCCCAGCCCGTCACGGGCGCACCTGCTGCCGGCGATCAACGAGGCCAACACGCTGGTCAAGGCGGCGCTGGCCAGGCTGCCCAACACCGGCTTCACCGACATCTACACGCCGATGCTGGGCGCCGACGGCCAGCCTGATCGCGCGCTGTTCCGTGAGGACATGCTGCACATGACACCCGCCGGATATGCCATCTGGACCCGCGCGCTGGCACCGAAGGTGACCTGCGACTGA
- a CDS encoding diacylglycerol kinase: MADQFGHMPRGPRRIFQAARWSWQGLRAAWLHESSFRLEVYLLVLLTPVAIWLGQTPVERALLIGSMLLVLAMELANSAIEAVIERYGSEIHELAGRAKDMGSAAVFVLMMNVLLCWALVVVPHALAGRYG, from the coding sequence GTGGCTGACCAGTTCGGCCACATGCCGCGCGGCCCGCGCCGCATCTTCCAGGCCGCGCGCTGGTCCTGGCAGGGCCTGCGGGCTGCCTGGCTGCATGAGTCCTCGTTCCGGCTGGAGGTCTACCTGCTGGTCCTGCTGACCCCGGTGGCGATCTGGCTCGGCCAGACCCCGGTGGAGCGCGCGCTGCTGATCGGCTCGATGCTGCTGGTGCTGGCGATGGAACTGGCCAACTCCGCCATCGAGGCCGTGATCGAGCGCTACGGCAGCGAGATCCACGAGCTGGCCGGGCGCGCCAAGGACATGGGTTCGGCCGCCGTGTTCGTGCTGATGATGAACGTGCTGCTGTGCTGGGCCCTGGTCGTGGTCCCGCATGCACTGGCCGGCCGCTACGGCTGA
- a CDS encoding TerC family protein encodes MSFEFLADPNAWVTLFTLSALEIVLGIDNLVFISIAVSKLPEERRPFARKLGIAVACITRIALLVSLAYLAHMSANLFTVAGMGISIRDLVLIVGGLFLIIKGYMEIKELITGGEDENPATSKASGVFGMVILQIAIIDIVFSLDSVITAVGIADHIPVMVAAILLSVLVMLLAANPLGRFIDANPTVKMLALAFILLIGAVLILDGLDVHVPKPYIYAAMGFSVLVEWLNLLMRRRARDHHVPGAGDW; translated from the coding sequence ATGTCCTTTGAGTTCCTCGCCGACCCCAACGCCTGGGTGACCCTGTTCACCCTGAGCGCACTGGAAATCGTGCTCGGCATCGACAATTTGGTGTTCATCTCCATCGCGGTCAGCAAGCTGCCGGAAGAGCGCCGTCCCTTTGCGCGCAAGCTCGGCATCGCCGTGGCCTGCATCACCCGTATCGCACTGCTGGTGTCGCTGGCCTACCTGGCCCACATGTCCGCCAACCTGTTCACCGTGGCCGGCATGGGCATCTCCATCCGCGACCTGGTGCTGATCGTGGGTGGCCTGTTCCTGATCATCAAGGGTTACATGGAGATCAAGGAACTGATCACCGGTGGCGAAGACGAGAATCCGGCCACCAGCAAGGCGTCGGGCGTGTTCGGCATGGTCATCCTGCAGATCGCCATCATCGATATCGTGTTCTCGCTGGACTCGGTGATCACGGCCGTCGGAATCGCCGACCACATCCCGGTGATGGTCGCTGCCATCCTGCTGTCGGTGCTGGTCATGCTGCTGGCGGCCAATCCGCTGGGGCGCTTCATCGACGCCAACCCGACGGTGAAGATGCTGGCGCTGGCCTTCATCCTGCTGATCGGCGCGGTGCTGATCCTGGACGGCCTCGACGTGCATGTGCCCAAGCCGTACATCTACGCCGCGATGGGCTTCTCGGTGCTGGTGGAATGGTTGAACCTGCTGATGCGCCGTCGCGCGCGCGACCACCACGTGCCGGGCGCCGGCGACTGGTAA